Proteins encoded within one genomic window of Onychostoma macrolepis isolate SWU-2019 chromosome 11, ASM1243209v1, whole genome shotgun sequence:
- the crtc1b gene encoding CREB-regulated transcription coactivator 1b isoform X3, with product MATSNNPRKFSEKIALHNQKQAEETAAFEEVMKDLSITRAARTTVLDTSRTSRHHGLVDRVYRDRNRIASPHRRPLSVDKHGRQIDSCPYGSVYLSPPPDTSWRRTNSDSALHQSAVNPAPQDTFVGGSQELQSKGVKTLLLLTPPDTEDTESEMEKDEPNASLHTESCDVPGINIFPSPDQEMNSSLMPAAHSTGGSLPDLTNIQFPPPLPTPLDPDDPITFPTSSSSSTSNLTTNLTHLGISAASHVPPSPAAQHTGPAPSPNISPQPPTPTLPLAVSPQIPIAQPITMDSLSLEQQLSQYSLLSLLNDLQKQPHSLPQNIRLIRLPPLTVSSTPNTTQPSLASQSQTATSGTANSYRSQTGSSANQSPTSPVSNQGFSPGGSPQHIQVVGSIFGDSFYDQQLPSRQTNALSNQLEQFNMNMMENPGGSSHCSTLNYTQAAMMGLTGSHGGQQDAQQLGYSSHGNIPNIILTVTGESPPSLSKELTSSLASVGDVSFDADSQFPLDELKIDPLTLDGLHMLNDPDMVLTDPATEDTFRMDRL from the exons ATGGCGACCTCAAACAATCCGCGAAAATTCAGCGAGAAAATCGCCCTGCACAACCAGAAGCAGGCGGAGGAGACGGCGGCGTTTGAGGAGGTCATGAAAGACCTGAGCATCACGCGAGCAGCGCGG ACGACTGTTTTAGACACCAGCCGGACGTCCCGACATCACGGCCTGGTGGACCGCGTGTATCGTGACAGGAATCGCATCGCTTCTCCGCATCGTAGACCTCTCTCTGTGGACAAGCATGGACGTCAGAT TGACAGCTGTCCCTATGGCTCGGTATATCTGTCACCACCTCCCGACACAAGTTGGAGAAG AACCAACTCTGACTCAGCTCTACACCAGAGCGCTGTGAATCCAGCTCCACAGGACACCTTTGTTGGTGGATCCCAGGAGCTGCAGTCGAAAGGAGTAAAAACAT TGCTGTTGCTCACCCCTCCAGATACAGAGGACACTGAATCAGAGATGGAGAAAGACGAGCCCAACGCATCTCTGCATACAGAATCCTGTGACGTTCCTGGGATTAA CATATTTCCGTCTCCTGATCAAGAAATGAATAGCTCTTTGATGCCAGCTGCTCACAGCACCGGCGGCTCCTTACCTGATCTGACAAACATCCAGTTCCCTCCTCCTCTCCCCACCCCGCTGGATCCAGATGACCCCATTACATTCCCTACATCCAGCTCCAGCAGTACCAGCAACCTGACCACCAACCTGACACACCTGGGCATCAGTGCTGCCAGTCACGTCCCTCCCTCCCCTGCCGCCCAGCACACTGGCCCCGCCCCCTCGCCCAATATCAGCCCACAGCCGCCCACTCCCACGCTGCCACTTGCCGTCTCCCCCCAGATACCCATCGCACAG CCGATCACGATGGACAGCCTGTCTCTGGAGCAGCAGTTGTCTCAGTACTCACTGCTGAGTTTACTGAATGACCTGCAGAAACAGCCACACAGCCTCCCTCAGAACATTCGTCTCATACGCCTCCCGCCTCTCACCGTAAGCTCCACCCCCAACACCACCCAGCCCTCTCTTgccagccaatcacagacagcCACAAGCGGAACTGCCAACTCG TACCGCAGTCAGACCGGCTCTTCAGCCAATCAGTCACCCACATCTCCAGTGTCCAATCAGGGCTTCTCACCCGGCGGCTCACCACAA CATATTCAGGTGGTTGGAAGCATCTTTGGAGATTCATTTTATGATCAGCAACTTCCATCCAGACAGACCAATGCCCTATCCAACCAG CTGGAGCAGTTCAACATGAACATGATGGAGAATCCGGGCGGCTCTAGTCACTGTTCAACGCTGAACTACACGCAGGCAGCCATGATGGGTCTAACCGGGAGCCACGGCGGGCAGCAGGACGCACAGCAGCTCGGTTACAGTAGCCATGGCAACATCCCCAACATCATTCTCACAG TGACGGGAGAATCTCCGCCGAGTCTCTCCAAAGAGCTCACCAGCTCGTTGGCCAGCGTTGGTGACGTCAGCTTTGACGCGGACTCTCAGTTCCCGTTGGACGAGTTGAAGATCGACCCCTTGACACTGGACGGACTGCACATGCTCAATGACCCGGACATGGTTCTCACCGACCCGGCCACCGAGGACACGTTCCGCATGGATCGACTGTGA
- the crtc1b gene encoding CREB-regulated transcription coactivator 1b isoform X2, with product MATSNNPRKFSEKIALHNQKQAEETAAFEEVMKDLSITRAARLQLQKTQYLQLGQNRAQCYGGSLPNVNQIGNSNTDLPFQTTVLDTSRTSRHHGLVDRVYRDRNRIASPHRRPLSVDKHGRQIDSCPYGSVYLSPPPDTSWRRTNSDSALHQSAVNPAPQDTFVGGSQELQSKGVKTLLLLTPPDTEDTESEMEKDEPNASLHTESCDVPGINIFPSPDQEMNSSLMPAAHSTGGSLPDLTNIQFPPPLPTPLDPDDPITFPTSSSSSTSNLTTNLTHLGISAASHVPPSPAAQHTGPAPSPNISPQPPTPTLPLAVSPQIPIAQPITMDSLSLEQQLSQYSLLSLLNDLQKQPHSLPQNIRLIRLPPLTYRSQTGSSANQSPTSPVSNQGFSPGGSPQHIQVVGSIFGDSFYDQQLPSRQTNALSNQLEQFNMNMMENPGGSSHCSTLNYTQAAMMGLTGSHGGQQDAQQLGYSSHGNIPNIILTVTGESPPSLSKELTSSLASVGDVSFDADSQFPLDELKIDPLTLDGLHMLNDPDMVLTDPATEDTFRMDRL from the exons ATGGCGACCTCAAACAATCCGCGAAAATTCAGCGAGAAAATCGCCCTGCACAACCAGAAGCAGGCGGAGGAGACGGCGGCGTTTGAGGAGGTCATGAAAGACCTGAGCATCACGCGAGCAGCGCGG CTGCAGTTACAGAAGACCCAGTATTTGCAACTAGGCCAGAATCGAGCTCAGTGCTATGGAGGGTCACTGCCCAATGTCAATCAGATTGGAAATAGCAACACTGACCTCCCTTTTCAG ACGACTGTTTTAGACACCAGCCGGACGTCCCGACATCACGGCCTGGTGGACCGCGTGTATCGTGACAGGAATCGCATCGCTTCTCCGCATCGTAGACCTCTCTCTGTGGACAAGCATGGACGTCAGAT TGACAGCTGTCCCTATGGCTCGGTATATCTGTCACCACCTCCCGACACAAGTTGGAGAAG AACCAACTCTGACTCAGCTCTACACCAGAGCGCTGTGAATCCAGCTCCACAGGACACCTTTGTTGGTGGATCCCAGGAGCTGCAGTCGAAAGGAGTAAAAACAT TGCTGTTGCTCACCCCTCCAGATACAGAGGACACTGAATCAGAGATGGAGAAAGACGAGCCCAACGCATCTCTGCATACAGAATCCTGTGACGTTCCTGGGATTAA CATATTTCCGTCTCCTGATCAAGAAATGAATAGCTCTTTGATGCCAGCTGCTCACAGCACCGGCGGCTCCTTACCTGATCTGACAAACATCCAGTTCCCTCCTCCTCTCCCCACCCCGCTGGATCCAGATGACCCCATTACATTCCCTACATCCAGCTCCAGCAGTACCAGCAACCTGACCACCAACCTGACACACCTGGGCATCAGTGCTGCCAGTCACGTCCCTCCCTCCCCTGCCGCCCAGCACACTGGCCCCGCCCCCTCGCCCAATATCAGCCCACAGCCGCCCACTCCCACGCTGCCACTTGCCGTCTCCCCCCAGATACCCATCGCACAG CCGATCACGATGGACAGCCTGTCTCTGGAGCAGCAGTTGTCTCAGTACTCACTGCTGAGTTTACTGAATGACCTGCAGAAACAGCCACACAGCCTCCCTCAGAACATTCGTCTCATACGCCTCCCGCCTCTCACC TACCGCAGTCAGACCGGCTCTTCAGCCAATCAGTCACCCACATCTCCAGTGTCCAATCAGGGCTTCTCACCCGGCGGCTCACCACAA CATATTCAGGTGGTTGGAAGCATCTTTGGAGATTCATTTTATGATCAGCAACTTCCATCCAGACAGACCAATGCCCTATCCAACCAG CTGGAGCAGTTCAACATGAACATGATGGAGAATCCGGGCGGCTCTAGTCACTGTTCAACGCTGAACTACACGCAGGCAGCCATGATGGGTCTAACCGGGAGCCACGGCGGGCAGCAGGACGCACAGCAGCTCGGTTACAGTAGCCATGGCAACATCCCCAACATCATTCTCACAG TGACGGGAGAATCTCCGCCGAGTCTCTCCAAAGAGCTCACCAGCTCGTTGGCCAGCGTTGGTGACGTCAGCTTTGACGCGGACTCTCAGTTCCCGTTGGACGAGTTGAAGATCGACCCCTTGACACTGGACGGACTGCACATGCTCAATGACCCGGACATGGTTCTCACCGACCCGGCCACCGAGGACACGTTCCGCATGGATCGACTGTGA
- the crtc1b gene encoding CREB-regulated transcription coactivator 1b isoform X1, with protein sequence MATSNNPRKFSEKIALHNQKQAEETAAFEEVMKDLSITRAARLQLQKTQYLQLGQNRAQCYGGSLPNVNQIGNSNTDLPFQTTVLDTSRTSRHHGLVDRVYRDRNRIASPHRRPLSVDKHGRQIDSCPYGSVYLSPPPDTSWRRTNSDSALHQSAVNPAPQDTFVGGSQELQSKGVKTLLLLTPPDTEDTESEMEKDEPNASLHTESCDVPGINIFPSPDQEMNSSLMPAAHSTGGSLPDLTNIQFPPPLPTPLDPDDPITFPTSSSSSTSNLTTNLTHLGISAASHVPPSPAAQHTGPAPSPNISPQPPTPTLPLAVSPQIPIAQPITMDSLSLEQQLSQYSLLSLLNDLQKQPHSLPQNIRLIRLPPLTVSSTPNTTQPSLASQSQTATSGTANSYRSQTGSSANQSPTSPVSNQGFSPGGSPQHIQVVGSIFGDSFYDQQLPSRQTNALSNQLEQFNMNMMENPGGSSHCSTLNYTQAAMMGLTGSHGGQQDAQQLGYSSHGNIPNIILTVTGESPPSLSKELTSSLASVGDVSFDADSQFPLDELKIDPLTLDGLHMLNDPDMVLTDPATEDTFRMDRL encoded by the exons ATGGCGACCTCAAACAATCCGCGAAAATTCAGCGAGAAAATCGCCCTGCACAACCAGAAGCAGGCGGAGGAGACGGCGGCGTTTGAGGAGGTCATGAAAGACCTGAGCATCACGCGAGCAGCGCGG CTGCAGTTACAGAAGACCCAGTATTTGCAACTAGGCCAGAATCGAGCTCAGTGCTATGGAGGGTCACTGCCCAATGTCAATCAGATTGGAAATAGCAACACTGACCTCCCTTTTCAG ACGACTGTTTTAGACACCAGCCGGACGTCCCGACATCACGGCCTGGTGGACCGCGTGTATCGTGACAGGAATCGCATCGCTTCTCCGCATCGTAGACCTCTCTCTGTGGACAAGCATGGACGTCAGAT TGACAGCTGTCCCTATGGCTCGGTATATCTGTCACCACCTCCCGACACAAGTTGGAGAAG AACCAACTCTGACTCAGCTCTACACCAGAGCGCTGTGAATCCAGCTCCACAGGACACCTTTGTTGGTGGATCCCAGGAGCTGCAGTCGAAAGGAGTAAAAACAT TGCTGTTGCTCACCCCTCCAGATACAGAGGACACTGAATCAGAGATGGAGAAAGACGAGCCCAACGCATCTCTGCATACAGAATCCTGTGACGTTCCTGGGATTAA CATATTTCCGTCTCCTGATCAAGAAATGAATAGCTCTTTGATGCCAGCTGCTCACAGCACCGGCGGCTCCTTACCTGATCTGACAAACATCCAGTTCCCTCCTCCTCTCCCCACCCCGCTGGATCCAGATGACCCCATTACATTCCCTACATCCAGCTCCAGCAGTACCAGCAACCTGACCACCAACCTGACACACCTGGGCATCAGTGCTGCCAGTCACGTCCCTCCCTCCCCTGCCGCCCAGCACACTGGCCCCGCCCCCTCGCCCAATATCAGCCCACAGCCGCCCACTCCCACGCTGCCACTTGCCGTCTCCCCCCAGATACCCATCGCACAG CCGATCACGATGGACAGCCTGTCTCTGGAGCAGCAGTTGTCTCAGTACTCACTGCTGAGTTTACTGAATGACCTGCAGAAACAGCCACACAGCCTCCCTCAGAACATTCGTCTCATACGCCTCCCGCCTCTCACCGTAAGCTCCACCCCCAACACCACCCAGCCCTCTCTTgccagccaatcacagacagcCACAAGCGGAACTGCCAACTCG TACCGCAGTCAGACCGGCTCTTCAGCCAATCAGTCACCCACATCTCCAGTGTCCAATCAGGGCTTCTCACCCGGCGGCTCACCACAA CATATTCAGGTGGTTGGAAGCATCTTTGGAGATTCATTTTATGATCAGCAACTTCCATCCAGACAGACCAATGCCCTATCCAACCAG CTGGAGCAGTTCAACATGAACATGATGGAGAATCCGGGCGGCTCTAGTCACTGTTCAACGCTGAACTACACGCAGGCAGCCATGATGGGTCTAACCGGGAGCCACGGCGGGCAGCAGGACGCACAGCAGCTCGGTTACAGTAGCCATGGCAACATCCCCAACATCATTCTCACAG TGACGGGAGAATCTCCGCCGAGTCTCTCCAAAGAGCTCACCAGCTCGTTGGCCAGCGTTGGTGACGTCAGCTTTGACGCGGACTCTCAGTTCCCGTTGGACGAGTTGAAGATCGACCCCTTGACACTGGACGGACTGCACATGCTCAATGACCCGGACATGGTTCTCACCGACCCGGCCACCGAGGACACGTTCCGCATGGATCGACTGTGA
- the klhl26 gene encoding kelch-like protein 26 has product MAESDGVEFSANRAQSSMANNKNSTLRCTFSASSHSNTLLRGLSALRDQGQLLDVVLAIENERFEVHKAVLASCSDYFRAMFTGGMKESNQNTIELKGLSARGLKHIIDFAYSSEVTLDLDCIQDVLGAAVFLQMVPVVELCEEFLKSAMSVETCLNIGQMATTFSLSSLKQSVDAFTFRHFLQIAQEDDFLHIPKERLVFFLQSNKLKNCSEIDLFHAAIRWLQHDASRRAAASEVLCHVRFPLMRSSELVDSVQTVDIMVEDVQCRHFLLEAFNYQILPFRQHEMQSPRTSIRSDVTSLITFGGTPYTDNDRTVSGKVYYLPDVTVRQFKELTEMEMGCSHACVSVLDNFVYVVGGQHLQYRSGEGAVDVCFRYDPHLNQWLRIQSMQESRIQFQLNVLHGQLYATGGRNRSGSLSSVECYCPRKNEWTYVDSLKRRIWGHAGAACAEKLYVSGGYGVSVEDKKTLHCYDPTSDQWDFKCPMNEPRVLHAMISVNNRIYALGGRMDHVDRCFDVLAVEYYVPETDQWTTVSPMRAGQSEAGCCLLDKKIYIVGGYNWHLNNVTSIVQVYNTETDEWERDLHFPESFAGIACTPIVLPQTTTQR; this is encoded by the exons ATGGCGGAGTCAGATGGTGTGGAGTTCTCTGCGAATCGAGCTCAAAGCAG CATGGCTAACAACAAGAACAGCACGCTCCGTTGTACTTTCTCGGCCTCCAGCCACAGCAACACTCTCCTGAGGGGACTGTCTGCACTGCGTGATCAAGGTCAGTTGCTGGATGTGGTTCTGGCCATTGAGAACGAGCGGTTTGAAGTTCACAAAGCAGTTTTGGCCTCCTGCAGTGACTACTTCAG AGCCATGTTTACGGGAGGAATGAAGGAGTCAAACCAGAACACCATCGAGCTTAAAGGTCTTTCAGCCAGAGGACTGAAGCACATTATTGATTTCGCCTACAGTTCTGAGGTCACTCTGGACTTGGACTGCATTCAGGACGTTCTCGGTGCAGCCGTCTTCCTGCAGATGGTGCCTGTGGTGGAGCTTTGTGAGGAGTTCCTGAAATCGGCCATGAGCGTTGAGACTTGTCTAAACATCGGCCAGATGGCCACCACTTTCAGCCTCTCGTCCCTTAAGCAGTCGGTCGATGCGTTCACGTTCCGTCACTTCCTGCAGATAGCTCAGGAGGATGACTTCCTTCACATTCCAAAGGAACGACTGGTTTTCTTCCTTCAGAGCAACAAGTTGAAGAACTGTAGCGAGATTGACTTGTTCCATGCAGCAATCCGCTGGCTGCAGCACGACGCGTCCAGACGAGCGGCGGCCAGCGAAGTGCTCTGCCATGTGCGCTTCCCGCTAATGCGTTCGTCTGAACTTGTGGACAGCGTCCAAACTGTCGACATCATGGTGGAGGATGTGCAGTGTCGACACTTTCTCCTAGAGGCCTTCAATTATCAGATCCTTCCATTCCGACAGCACGAAATGCAATCACCGCGAACTTCCATTCGCTCAGACGTCACTTCGCTGATTACGTTCGGTGGAACGCCCTACACCGACAACGACCGGACGGTCAGCGGCAAAGTCTACTATCTGCCCGACGTCACGGTGCGACAGTTCAAAGAGTTGACCGAAATGGAGATGGGATGCAGCCATGCGTGTGTGTCGGTTCTCGACAATTTTGTGTACGTCGTGGGTGGGCAGCATTTGCAGTATCGCAGTGGAGAGGGCGCAGTCGACGTCTGCTTCCGCTACGATCCCCATCTGAACCAGTGGCTTCGAATCCAGTCCATGCAGGAGAGCCGCATTCAGTTTCAGCTCAACGTATTGCATGGACAACTTTACGCTACTGGAGGACGCAACCGGTCTGGCAGCTTGTCCTCTGTAGAGTGCTATTGTCCGAGGAAAAACGAGTGGACTTATGTGGATTCCCTCAAGAGGCGGATCTGGGGTCACGCCGGAGCGGCGTGCGCCGAGAAACTCTACGTCTCAGGAGGTTACGGGGTGTCTGTGGAGGATAAGAAGACTCTCCATTGCTATGATCCGACCTCGGATCAGTGGGACTTCAAGTGTCCCATGAACGAGCCAAGAGTCTTGCATGCTATGATCAGTGTAAACAACCGTATTTATGCTCTCGGTGGCAGAATGGACCATGTTGACCGCTGCTTTGATGTGCTAGCTGTAGAGTATTATGTTCCAGAAACCGATCAATGGACGACAGTCAGTCCGATGCGAGCTGGTCAGTCAGAGGCTGGCTGCTGTCTGCTGGATAAAAAGATCTATATAGTCGGAGGATACAATTGGCACCTCAATAACGTCACTAGTATTGTGCAAGTTTATAATACAGAGACGGATGAGTGGGAAAGAGATCTTCATTTTCCAGAATCTTTTGCAGGAATAGCTTGTACACCTATTGTACTTCCTCAAACAACCACCCAGCGCTAA
- the ddx49 gene encoding probable ATP-dependent RNA helicase DDX49, whose product MATFESLGLSEWLIQQCKQMGINRPTPVQEKCIPVILEGRDCMGCAKTGSGKTAAFVLPVLQKLSEDPYGVFCLVLTPTRELAYQIAEQFRALGKPLGLKDCIVVGGMDMVTQGLELSKKPHVVVATPGRLADHIRSSDTISLNKIQFLILDEADRLLEQGCTDFTKDLEVILSAVPAKRQTLLFSATLTDTLQQLQSIALNRPFFWEHKSEVQTVEELDQRFILTPEKVKDAYLVHLIQKFQDEHDDWSIIIFTNTCKNCQILAMMLREFNFPTISLHSMMKQRQRFANLAKFKSNVFKILIATDVAARGLDIPTVQVVINHNTPGLPKMYIHRVGRTARAGRNGVAVTLVTQYDIHLISAIEEQIQAKLKEFAVEEKEVLKILTQVNVTRRQCEIRLESTDFDEKKKINKRKQMILEGKDPDLEEKRRNEQEKIRRKKKKQNKKEPKKQSAKTTAVDS is encoded by the exons ATGGCCACTTTTGAGTCTCTTGGTCTGTCTGAGTGGTTGATCCAGCAGTGTAAGCAGATGGGAATCAACCGACCGACCCCAGTTCAGGAGAAATGCATTCCTGTCATACTGGAAG GTCGGGATTGCATGGGCTGTGCAAAAACTGGAAGTGGAAAAACGGCCGCATTTGTTCTTCCAGTGCTGCAGAAGTTGTCTGAGGACCCTTATGGTGTTTTCTGTTTGGTGTTAACACCCACAAg AGAGCTTGCTTACCAGATCGCAGAACAGTTCCGAGCGTTAGGGAAGCCACTAGGCTTAAAAGATTGTATCGTTGTGGGAGGAATGG ACATGGTCACTCAGGGCTTGGAGTTGTCGAAAAAGCCACATGTTGTTGTGGCCACGCCGGGACGACTTGCTGATCACATCCGAAGCTCTGACACAATTAGCCTGAACAAAATCCAGTTTCTA ATCCTGGATGAAGCCGACCGTCTTTTAGAGCAAGGCTGCACAGATTTCACTAAAGATCTAGAGGTCATTCTCAGTGCTGTGCCCGCAAAACGCCAGACGCTGCTGTTCAGTGCCACGCTCACGGACACGCTGCAGCAGCTGCAGAGCATCGCCTTGAACAGACCCTTCTTCTGGGAGCACAAATCAGA agTGCAGACGGTCGAAGAACTGGATCAGAGATTCATCCTCACTCCTGAGAAAGTCAAAGATGCTTACCTGGTCCATCTCATCCAAAAGTTCCAGGATGAACATGATGATTGGTCTATCATTATATTCACTAACACATGCAA GAACTGTCAGATACTAGCAATGATGCTGCGTGAATTCAATTTCCCAACCATCTCCCTGCACTCAATGATGAAGCAG AGACAGCGTTTTGCCAACCTTGCAAAGTTCAAGTCTAACGTCTTTAAAATTCTCATAGCCACAGATGTTGCTGCAAG GGGTTTGGATATTCCTACGGTGCAAGTTGTtatcaatcacaacacaccgggtTTGCCAAAAATGTACATCCACAGAGTGGGACGAACCGCTCGAGCTG GCCGAAATGGTGTAGCAGTCACACTAGTCACACAGTATGACATCCATCTCATCAGTGCCATTGAGGAACAGATCC AGGCGAAACTAAAAGAGTTTGCTGTTGAAGAGAAAGAGGTGTTGAAGATCCTCACGCAAGTCAATGTAACAAGACGACAGTGTGAAATT AGACTGGAATCCACTGATTTTGATGAGAAAAAGAAGATAAACAAAAGGAAGCAAATGATTCTGGAGGGAAAA GATCCAGATTTGGAAGAAAAAAGGAGAAACGAACAAGAAAAGAtcagaagaaaaaagaagaaacagaacaaaaaagAGCCGAAAAAACAAAGTGCAAAAACGACAGCAGTGGATTCTTGA
- the lsm4 gene encoding U6 snRNA-associated Sm-like protein LSm4 isoform X3, with protein sequence MLPLSLLKTAQNHPMLVELKNGETYNGHLVSCDNWMNINLREVICTSRDGDKFWRMPECYIRGSTIKYLRIPDEIIDMVKEEVMSKGRGRGGMQQNKPQGKGRGGGPGRGGGTGRGIFGGRGRGMTGPGRGQQQDKKPGKPQGVKN encoded by the exons ATG CTCCCTTTATCTTTACTGAAGACAGCACAGAACCACCCGATG CTGGTGGAGTTAAAGAATGGTGAGACGTACAACGGCCATCTGGTCAGCTGTGACAACTGGATGAACATCAACTTGAGAGAAGTTATTTGCACTTCACGG GATGGAGATAAATTTTGGAGGATGCCGGAATGTTACATCAGAGGAAGCACCATTAAATACTTACGAATCCCTGATGAGATCATAGATATGGTGAAAGAGGAAGTAATGTCGAAGGGACGTGGCCGGGGGGGCATGCAGCAGAACAAACCGCAGGGAAAGGGCAGAGGAGGCGGACCTGGAAGAGGTGGTGGAACCGGCAGAG GTATTTTTGGTGGCCGTGGCAGAGGCATGACGGGACCTGGCCGTGGACAGCAACAAGACAAAAAGCCTGGAAAACCACAAGGTGTCAAAAACTAA
- the lsm4 gene encoding U6 snRNA-associated Sm-like protein LSm4 isoform X2 encodes MHFCSKQILGFHWPVPTKCTLLSAKQKRTVSGLNLPLSLLKTAQNHPMLVELKNGETYNGHLVSCDNWMNINLREVICTSRDGDKFWRMPECYIRGSTIKYLRIPDEIIDMVKEEVMSKGRGRGGMQQNKPQGKGRGGGPGRGGGTGRGIFGGRGRGMTGPGRGQQQDKKPGKPQV; translated from the exons ATGCACTTTTGTAGTAAACAGATTTTGGGCTTTCATTGGCCAGTGCCGACAAAGTGCACTTTATTGTCAGCCAAACAGAAGCGCACAGTCTCTGGACTAAAT CTCCCTTTATCTTTACTGAAGACAGCACAGAACCACCCGATG CTGGTGGAGTTAAAGAATGGTGAGACGTACAACGGCCATCTGGTCAGCTGTGACAACTGGATGAACATCAACTTGAGAGAAGTTATTTGCACTTCACGG GATGGAGATAAATTTTGGAGGATGCCGGAATGTTACATCAGAGGAAGCACCATTAAATACTTACGAATCCCTGATGAGATCATAGATATGGTGAAAGAGGAAGTAATGTCGAAGGGACGTGGCCGGGGGGGCATGCAGCAGAACAAACCGCAGGGAAAGGGCAGAGGAGGCGGACCTGGAAGAGGTGGTGGAACCGGCAGAG GTATTTTTGGTGGCCGTGGCAGAGGCATGACGGGACCTGGCCGTGGACAGCAACAAGACAAAAAGCCTGGAAAACCACAAG TTTGA
- the lsm4 gene encoding U6 snRNA-associated Sm-like protein LSm4 isoform X1, whose product MHFCSKQILGFHWPVPTKCTLLSAKQKRTVSGLNLPLSLLKTAQNHPMLVELKNGETYNGHLVSCDNWMNINLREVICTSRDGDKFWRMPECYIRGSTIKYLRIPDEIIDMVKEEVMSKGRGRGGMQQNKPQGKGRGGGPGRGGGTGRGIFGGRGRGMTGPGRGQQQDKKPGKPQGVKN is encoded by the exons ATGCACTTTTGTAGTAAACAGATTTTGGGCTTTCATTGGCCAGTGCCGACAAAGTGCACTTTATTGTCAGCCAAACAGAAGCGCACAGTCTCTGGACTAAAT CTCCCTTTATCTTTACTGAAGACAGCACAGAACCACCCGATG CTGGTGGAGTTAAAGAATGGTGAGACGTACAACGGCCATCTGGTCAGCTGTGACAACTGGATGAACATCAACTTGAGAGAAGTTATTTGCACTTCACGG GATGGAGATAAATTTTGGAGGATGCCGGAATGTTACATCAGAGGAAGCACCATTAAATACTTACGAATCCCTGATGAGATCATAGATATGGTGAAAGAGGAAGTAATGTCGAAGGGACGTGGCCGGGGGGGCATGCAGCAGAACAAACCGCAGGGAAAGGGCAGAGGAGGCGGACCTGGAAGAGGTGGTGGAACCGGCAGAG GTATTTTTGGTGGCCGTGGCAGAGGCATGACGGGACCTGGCCGTGGACAGCAACAAGACAAAAAGCCTGGAAAACCACAAGGTGTCAAAAACTAA